The Halomonas sp. HAL1 genome segment TCGCGCCAACGTTTGCAGCCTTTTACACCGCTATTCGTGACGTGGCAGGGCAGCCGTGATTTAAAGCGGCTGACGCTGATGGAATCACGCGGCCAAACGGCATTATTAGCGGGTGAAGGTTTGCTATGTGGGCTTTACGCTAATGAGATCGCCACTCGACTATTGCCGCTAGAGTTACCAGCCCCTGATGTGTTCGCCTTTTATACGGCGCTATTGGAAGCGTTGCCAGCGCCCGCTGAGAGGGCGTTAGCGTTGCGCCGTTATGAGTGGGCGCTATTGGAAGCGCTTGAAGCAACGCCGCAATTTACAACACCGGAGGGTAGCGTTTTGGATCCCCAGCTGCACTATCGTTTTGATGCAGCGACGCGCGCTTTTTCCCCGGCCGAACGCGGTTTAGATGGCCGCACGTTGCGCTATATTGAACAGGGTGACTGGCAGCATGAAGGGCTCGCTAACGCTTTGAAGGCGGTGATGCGTGCCGCACTGGCACCGCACCTGGGTTCTACCGTCTTACGCTCGCGAGAATTAATGCTCGATTTAGCGCGACGTCGCCATCGTCCCTAATGGTTGAATTTCTTGCTCACAAACTCTTTCTTATCGCTGCGCTGGAGGCATTATGCACCCCCCTCGGATACTGTTAGGCGTCAATATTGACCACATTGCGACACTTCGCCAAGCCCGAGGTACCCGCTACCCTGATCCTGTTCAAGCCGCGCTAGTGGCTGAAGAGGGGGGCGCTGATGGTATTACGGTGCATTTGCGTGAGGACCGTCGTCATATTCAGCCTCGTGATGTGCGCATTCTGGCCGAAGTGCTTAATACCCGCATGAACCTGGAAATGGCGGTTACCGAAGAGATGCTGGCGCTGGCTGAAGAAGTGCGTCCAGCCCACGTTTGTCTGGTACCTGAGAAGCGTGAAGAACTGACCACTGAAGGTGGCCTGGATGTGGTCGGCGGCTTTGACGTTATTGCCAGCGCCTGCCAGCGATTGAGCGCAGCGGGCTGCGACGTCTCTCTGTTTATCGATCCTGACGTAGAGCAGATCGATGCTGCCCAGCGCGCCGGGGCTCCTACCATCGAGCTGCACACAGGTGCTTACGCAGAAGCTCGACCAGGCAGCGATGCGGCGAATGCGGAGTATCACCGCTTAACAGCTGCCGCCACGTATGCTGTCTCACTAGGATTGGTGGTCAATGCCGGTCACGGCTTGCACTACCATAACGTTGAAGCCATTGCGGCATTGCCAGGCGTCAACGAGCTTAATATTGGTCATGCCATTATTGCCCGTGCGCTGTTTGTTGGCCTGAAAGAGGCCGTACAAGAAATGAAACGCTTGATTATCGCAGGCCAAGAGGCGGGGTTAATGGCAGCTCTCGATGCCCACGATCATGAGCACGACCATGAACATACAGAAGATCATGTGCATAACGGATGCTGCGGGCATTGATCAGAGATTGACTCTTTAGAGATTGACTATTCAGGAGTCCCTACCAAGAGGTTTTTTAGGCGATGATTGTGGGTATTGGCTCCGATATAGCGCGTATTGAGCGCTTTACGCGGGCCGTGCAGCGGCACGGCCCGCGCTTTGCGCAGCGAATTTTAGGGCCTGAAGAGCATACGCTTTGGCTCCAGAAATCCCAGCCTGCCGCCTTCCTCGCCAAACGTTTTGCTGCCAAGGAGGCGTTTGTTAAAGCGCTAGGGCTTGGCCTGCGCCACGGAATGCAGTGGTGTGATATCCAGGTGCTTAATGATGCCTTGGGTAAGCCTTACTTCGTGCTTGACGGTAAAGCAGAGCGGCTACTCCAGGCGGCAGGCGTCACGGCGAGTCATATCACCTTGAGTGACGAAGCCGAGTACGCGGTTGCTTTTGTGGTGTTGGAACGCTCATAGCCAGCCAAGGCCGGACGAAGATTTGTTTTTGGTCTTTAGGTATTAGTTATTGGCTTAGGACCTGAGTAAAAACGGGCGATGTGCTCTTAGTCGTGCCATTGCCCGATATAGATCCTCCAGTAGCCCTTCTACATGGTCTAAGCCGCTGGTCCGCAGCCGTGTTTCCAGCGTCTCTACCAGCAATGCCAGCTCCGGCGCGCCGCAGTAACGGCTGGCGCCATTCAATCCGTGGACCCAATCGAGCAGCATCGGCAAATCTTGTTGTGCAAAAGCGCTACGCATGTGTTGTTCACTTTCGTCCAAGCTGTCGATCAAACGTTTTAGCTGCTCCCGTGCGAGGTACTCTTTACCGCCTGCTAGGCGTGCGCCTATCTCAAGATCCACAACGGGTAGCTTGGCGGGCGTCGTGTGGCTAAATGACTTAATAGTGGTTTTGCTACTGCTCGTTGCAGAAGGTGCTGCATTGCTGCCGGCTAGCCGATGGGTAACCCCCAAAAAGCGATGAAGCAGTTGATGCAGCTGTGCCTCATCAATGGGTTTTATCAGGACGTCATCAAGGCCTTCGGCGAGCCACTTTTGGCGTTCACTGCTGAGGACATGAGCGGTGACCGCTATAATGGGGCAGCGAGCCCAAGTGCTGCTGAGTCGGCGCAACGCTTGGGTGGTTTGTACACCATCCATGCCAGGCATGCGGATATCCATCAGCACCATATCCACATTGCTGGTTCGTGCAAACTCTAGTGCTTGGTGGCCACTTTCTAATGCCGTGATATGCAGGGCGGGATCTTCAAGCATATTTTTGAGCAGCTCACGGTTCGGCGCATTGTCATCCACAATCAGCAACTTGACGGGTTGAGACGACGCTGGCAGAGCAGCTAACGGCCCAGGCTTCTTATAGGACACGAACGCCGGCAGCAGTAATTGCTTAAGCGATGCCACCAATTGAGCGCGTGAAAAGGGTTTGTAAAGCATTTCACCGCCCTGGGGTAATCGCAAAGGGGGCAGATCAAAACTGTTGCCGTTGGCTAAAATCAATACAGGGCAAGGCGTTTGATCAATGACTTTTTGCCAGTAGCGGTGGCGCTCGGGCGTATAATCACTGTGCTCCAACCCCAATATCAGCAGTTGTGCCGGTTCAGAGGCATCAAACGCAATCGGTTGCGCTTCCCAGCGTTGCAGCAAATGCTCCAACACATGGCGGGTAGGCGCATGGGTTTCATAGAGGCAAATAGTGGGGTTGGCTAGGCTAATCTCCGCTGGCCGTTCGATTGCTTTGTGAGCCAGTAGGGGTAGTGTAAAGGAGAAAGTGGTGCCTTGGCCCAATACACTCTCCAGCTCAATCTCGCCACCCATGCGCTCAATGAGCTGGCGGCAGATAGTAAGCCCCAGGCCACTGCCGCCAAACTGGCGTGAATGGCTGGGTTCAGCTTGGGAAAAGGCGCTAAATAAAGCCTTCTGATGGGCATCGCTAAGACCAATCCCGGTGTCACTAACGCTGAGGTTAAGCACGACATGCTGGCCTTCTTGGTTATCCAGCATGACACGCACAATCACATCACCTTCATGAGTGAACTTGAGCGCATTACCAATCAAGTTATTTAACACTTGATGAATACGCAACGGATCACCGCTCAGTGGTGTAGGGACATCGTCATACACCATCGCCACTAAGTGTAACTGCTTGCGCTGGGCTTCAGGCGCGTGAAGCCCAATCACTTCATCAACCAGTGCGACGATATCGATATCCGCTTCTTCAAGAGTAAGGCGATTGGCCTCAAGCTTGGAAAAGTCGAGCACGTCGTTAACCAACATAAGCAGGTTGTCGCAAGCGCGATGGACGTGCTGCAACCATTCCTGCTGGCGCGTATCCAGCGATGAACGGCCCAGCAGCCGACAAAACCCAATAATGCCGTTGAGTGGGGTGCGAATCTCATGGCTCATGTTGGCTAAGAATTCGGATTTCACCGCATTCGCCCGCAAAGCGCTGCGGTGTGCCAAATCGAGCTTTATATTCTGCTCCTCTATGGTTTCCATGGATTCTTGCAGTTCGCTGGTGGCCTGCTCAATTTGCGTTTGCATATCCCGCTGGGCCTGCTGAAAGTGTTCAGCGAGGGTATT includes the following:
- the recO gene encoding DNA repair protein RecO, with translation MAPEPAFLLHRRPYRETSALVDLLTLDHGRVRAVAHGGQRPGSKSRQRLQPFTPLFVTWQGSRDLKRLTLMESRGQTALLAGEGLLCGLYANEIATRLLPLELPAPDVFAFYTALLEALPAPAERALALRRYEWALLEALEATPQFTTPEGSVLDPQLHYRFDAATRAFSPAERGLDGRTLRYIEQGDWQHEGLANALKAVMRAALAPHLGSTVLRSRELMLDLARRRHRP
- the pdxJ gene encoding pyridoxine 5'-phosphate synthase translates to MHPPRILLGVNIDHIATLRQARGTRYPDPVQAALVAEEGGADGITVHLREDRRHIQPRDVRILAEVLNTRMNLEMAVTEEMLALAEEVRPAHVCLVPEKREELTTEGGLDVVGGFDVIASACQRLSAAGCDVSLFIDPDVEQIDAAQRAGAPTIELHTGAYAEARPGSDAANAEYHRLTAAATYAVSLGLVVNAGHGLHYHNVEAIAALPGVNELNIGHAIIARALFVGLKEAVQEMKRLIIAGQEAGLMAALDAHDHEHDHEHTEDHVHNGCCGH
- the acpS gene encoding holo-ACP synthase, which gives rise to MIVGIGSDIARIERFTRAVQRHGPRFAQRILGPEEHTLWLQKSQPAAFLAKRFAAKEAFVKALGLGLRHGMQWCDIQVLNDALGKPYFVLDGKAERLLQAAGVTASHITLSDEAEYAVAFVVLERS
- a CDS encoding ATP-binding protein, which codes for MSLNTRLLFALLGFPLLVYAMMAVLLVIQSGTEARAAQQERLENAGELLSPSFADAVAQGDSQRLEALARQLLTMRGLRAVALFDAQGDRLLLLGNAARPTLEAPASSQLLMEEEAWRLRLPLEVTQPNTSLVSAVNSSAGWLVIEMDTRALTLGRYKLIASLSLGGMLLGLLMFLIAFAISRYATRPIEEANQALYRLSRGDYRLHLMPSNAAELNHLTSHINTLAEHFQQAQRDMQTQIEQATSELQESMETIEEQNIKLDLAHRSALRANAVKSEFLANMSHEIRTPLNGIIGFCRLLGRSSLDTRQQEWLQHVHRACDNLLMLVNDVLDFSKLEANRLTLEEADIDIVALVDEVIGLHAPEAQRKQLHLVAMVYDDVPTPLSGDPLRIHQVLNNLIGNALKFTHEGDVIVRVMLDNQEGQHVVLNLSVSDTGIGLSDAHQKALFSAFSQAEPSHSRQFGGSGLGLTICRQLIERMGGEIELESVLGQGTTFSFTLPLLAHKAIERPAEISLANPTICLYETHAPTRHVLEHLLQRWEAQPIAFDASEPAQLLILGLEHSDYTPERHRYWQKVIDQTPCPVLILANGNSFDLPPLRLPQGGEMLYKPFSRAQLVASLKQLLLPAFVSYKKPGPLAALPASSQPVKLLIVDDNAPNRELLKNMLEDPALHITALESGHQALEFARTSNVDMVLMDIRMPGMDGVQTTQALRRLSSTWARCPIIAVTAHVLSSERQKWLAEGLDDVLIKPIDEAQLHQLLHRFLGVTHRLAGSNAAPSATSSSKTTIKSFSHTTPAKLPVVDLEIGARLAGGKEYLAREQLKRLIDSLDESEQHMRSAFAQQDLPMLLDWVHGLNGASRYCGAPELALLVETLETRLRTSGLDHVEGLLEDLYRAMARLRAHRPFLLRS